GAAGATTCTGCTTTCTTGGCTTCAGCTTCGTCTCTTTTGCCATCTTTGAACAATTGCCCGATTGATTTGGCAATGCCGTTTGCAGAAGTTTGGATTTCCTGGAGCTTTGTAAGGGTCTCCCGTCGTTCTGTATCTAGTTGGAGAATTTGGTCAATAAGCTCGGTTTCCTGGTAGCCTTTATCAAGCATAGCCTGACGGACCCGGGCGGGCTCGTCACGCAAAATTACAATGTCAATCATTAAAGTCAGGATGTTGAAACAGGAAGTCCCAGACGTGCACCCAGGTGAGCAAGAGCCTTTTCTGTGCTTTTCGGGCGGTAGCCTAATTCAGTCTCTGCTTTCAAAACAATGAATCCCGTTGTTGGCGGGCGAGCGGCAGTTTGACTGAATGTAGAACTGTTTGCACGTTCTATCAGCGACGCATCTAAATCGAATACGGCAGCAATCTTTTGGACAAAATCATAGATCGACAAAAATTCGCGACCAGAAAGGTGATACACGCCTTGTTTGTCGAAACGTACCAGCCGTTGCAATCCTTCCGCCAGGTCGGGTGCATACGTTGGTGTCCGCCATTGATCGTCTACGATGCGTATAGTGTTCCCTGATGAGAGCTGATTGATGGCCCAGAGCACAATATTTGATCTGCTTAATGCCTCACCTGTGCCAAAGACGAGTACAGTACGCGCAATAGCCCAGTTACGCAAGCCCGACTTACGAATGGCATTTTCTGCCGCCAGCTTCGATCGGCCATAGAAGTTTACTGGATTCGGGCGGTCTTCTTCTTTATAAGGTCCATGCTCACCATCAAATACAAAATCAGTTGAGACCTGGATGAGTTTTGTGCCGTGCTGCTTGCACAAGCGAATGAGTTGCTCTACCGCTTCGCAGTTCACATCCCAGCAAGCCTGTCGCTCAATTTCGCAATGGTCCACATTCGTGATTGCCGCGCAGTTGATCACGACATCGGGCGTGAAGTCCATGAAGATATTTTTGACGTCCTCATGGTTTGTAAGGTCGAGAGACACGTAACCGCATGAACCAACATTGAAGCGCGCGTCTATGTCGCGGCCTGTAGCCAGGATGTCATAATCAGGATGCCGGCTCAGCACACTGACCAGTTCCTGCCCCAACAATCCGTTGGCTCCTGTAATTAATACGCGTTTATATAACATGGTTAAATAGCTTCAGTCTCTGCTTGCGTGCTACGTGGTTTACGTACGGCGCACAAGATAGTGTAAAATGTTGAGACCTCAAGGGCAGAAATGGACCGTTGGAAGTGCGGCAGATGGTTTCTATAGGTAGGCGCATGGTTGTGCCTTGTTCCTGAAGTTAACAGCCGGCCGCGGGCCTCGATTGGTGCAATGCGTCAAAAAATGCAGTATAGAGGCTAAAAGAAATACCTGAGTCCTACTGCACCACCGAGCGTTACCTCACGCTTGGGCATTAGTTTAACGCCTGGGAGGGCCTGGAGAAAGACTTCAAATTTTTGTGTGAAAAAGTTAAGCCCCGGCATTACACTCGCGCTAATGCGGAGATCTGACTTCTCTTCGTCAACTTCACGGCCAATATCCATGCCAGGGCCAATAAAGAAACGCAAGGGCGAATCGGGTATAGGGTACTCGTAGGTTACATGCATACTATATAATAAAAACCGCTCGATGCTCCAGGACCCCAGAAAAACGACCCCGATGTCTCTGCTTGGATAATATTTAAGCGTAAACCCGCTGGGATTTCCTACCTGGGCACCCAGGCCCAGTGCCCGGGAAGAGGTACCGGATTGTGCGATGGCTGTTGGTGTGTACGCAGATGCAATACACAGACAAATGCTGGCTGCCAGTATTGGGGTCAGGCGTTTAAGGAAAGGGATACGCGGGCACATCATGAATAGGGCTGCATGAATAGGGGGCTGCCGGGCTATTCCTGAGCTACAGGTGCAGGGTGCAGGTCACCTTTGATATGCTTGGCGTCGCTAATATTCATTCTGCCGGCTACGATAAGCCGTAGCTCGCGTCGTTTGGCTGCGGCTTCAAAGCGTGCTTGCTCTTCTGGGCTCTCTGGCACGATGGCCGGCACCGGGGTGGGGCGGTTGGTTGCATCAACAGCTACAAAAGTGTAATACGCCCGGTTACATTTACGGCGCGTCTGTTCTATGGCATTTTCAGCCCAAACATTGAGCTCCACTTCCATAGAGGTACGGAAGGCCCGGTTTACCTGCGACTCAATGACAACGATCTCCCCCTGGCGAATTGGAGATTCAAACTCAACAGAATCCACGGCAGCTGTCACACAGATTCTGTTGGTATGCCGTTGGGCCGAAATGGCAGCGCTTATATCCATGAGATACAGCAGCCGGCCACCCATCATGTTGCCGAGGTTATTCGTGTCGTTGGGGAGTACAATCTCGCTGGTGATGGAGCGGGATTCGCTAACGGTTTTTGCTTTATCCATGGTATCGGGGGTTACCCGGCGATCAGGTTTTCTGTTTCTTTTTCTTCGCAGCAGGGAAGAGGACGTTGTTGAGAATCAGGCGGTATCCGGGGGAGTTTTTGTGGAGTGCCAGATCCGTTGGTGGATCACCCACAAAGTGCTGATAATCCTCGGGGTCGTGGCCGGCGTAAAACGTAAACGTCCCCTGGCCATACGAGCCGTGGAGGTAACGCACTTCATCCCTGCCCGGTGCTTCAGCGAGGATTACCACGTTGGGTTTGATAAACTGTTTCTCAAAATTTGTCGTCTGTCCTATAAAACCGCGTACCGTTGCCACATGGTTTTGCGTGAGCATGGTCGGAACGGGGTCCCATTTTGCGCTGAATTCAAAGATTGTGAAGTAATCCAGCGCGGGGTTGCGCAACTGGGGGGGCGGAGGTCCTGTGTCGATATCGGAATGCTCGTATTGCTGGGCGTTGAAATTTGGCCTGAAATTATGAAACGCAAAGGTCTGGCTATAATCTAGTTTCGACAATGCGTCGGGGTCGATCGGGTCGCCGTCGTATTCTGCTGGCACAATGTCGGTATTCAGGGCCGCGGACGCAATGTCAAAGGTGTCCGTACCAGAGCACATCGCGAAGAGGAAGCCGCCATTGGTTACGTAGTCTCTGATGGTCTGGGTAACAACCAGCTTGAGTTCGCTCACTTTGCGGAAGCCATGCCGGCGTGCGGCAGCTTCTGCCTGGCGCTGCTGCTCGATGTACCAGGGCATTGAACGGTATTGAATAAATTTGCCAAATTGCCCGGTGAAGTCTTCATGATGCAAATGAAGCCAGTCGTAATTGGCCAATTCTCCTTCCATAACGTCGTCATCGTAGACCATCTCGTATGGTACTTCAGCATAGTTCAATGCAAGCAGTACCGCATCATCCCAGGGCAATGTTTGCTGGGGGGCATACACGGCGACGCGTGGGGCCTTTTCAAGCCGCACGAGCGATGTGTTGTTGGCTTCACTTTCAACCTCCGAAATGACACTGGCCGTTTGGGCGCCGCCCAGTTTTTCGCTGTAAACTCCGCGAATGCGCAGTTCTTGTTCAATTTCGTTGTCGAAGGGCAAGAGGAAGGAGCCGCCGCGGTAATTCAGCAACCAGTCAACAGTGACTCCACGTTGCAGTGACCAGAAGGCAATGCCATACGCCTTCAGATGGTCCGACTGACGGGCATCCATCGGTATAAGAATGTCCTGTGCATGCACCTGGGTTGCGGGTCGGCTGAGGCCGAGCAACATCAGACAGGTTAACAAGAAGCAAAATTGGAGTGTTCTTTTAAGATACATCGTTTATGGGGTTGCCAGTTATCTGCTGTGCGATATAACTATAGAAGTAATTAGGTACCGTCTCCTCTTAACATGCGTATTCGGTCGCGCGCCTGGCTTGCCAGCAATGAGGTCGGATGTTCAAGCAGCAACTTACTGTACGTTTCAGCTGCCTTGTCATCATCGCCAAGTTGCTGCTCGTAAATTTCTGCTGCTGTAAATAGACTACGGTCAACCAGGAAACTGGTTGGGTGGATGAGATGAAATTCGAGGAAGGCCTGTAACGCAGACTCAGTTTCACCAATTTCGCGCAGGGTAGTGGCGCGTAGGAAACGGGCGTCATCTGCCAGCGCGTGGCTGCCAAAGCGAAGCAGCAAATCATCGAGGCCGGCCAGGGCTATATCATAGGTGCGCTGCCGTTTTGCCAGTGAAGCTGTTGCGTAAAGGTTCAGCGGGGTATTGAGCGAATCGGGGCCTTTGTTCTCGAATAGTAAAACTTTCAGCTCTATCGCATCATTTGCTATATCTGTAGATGTATTTTCATTCATCACCTGCGACAGGGTGAGTGAAGCATCAAACTCTCCTTCGTAAAAGTGGATGAGGGCCAGCTGAA
This genomic interval from Bacteroidota bacterium contains the following:
- a CDS encoding serine--tRNA ligase gives rise to the protein MIDIVILRDEPARVRQAMLDKGYQETELIDQILQLDTERRETLTKLQEIQTSANGIAKSIGQLFKDGKRDEAEAKKAESS
- the rfbD gene encoding dTDP-4-dehydrorhamnose reductase, which encodes MLYKRVLITGANGLLGQELVSVLSRHPDYDILATGRDIDARFNVGSCGYVSLDLTNHEDVKNIFMDFTPDVVINCAAITNVDHCEIERQACWDVNCEAVEQLIRLCKQHGTKLIQVSTDFVFDGEHGPYKEEDRPNPVNFYGRSKLAAENAIRKSGLRNWAIARTVLVFGTGEALSRSNIVLWAINQLSSGNTIRIVDDQWRTPTYAPDLAEGLQRLVRFDKQGVYHLSGREFLSIYDFVQKIAAVFDLDASLIERANSSTFSQTAARPPTTGFIVLKAETELGYRPKSTEKALAHLGARLGLPVSTS
- a CDS encoding acyl-CoA thioesterase; protein product: MDKAKTVSESRSITSEIVLPNDTNNLGNMMGGRLLYLMDISAAISAQRHTNRICVTAAVDSVEFESPIRQGEIVVIESQVNRAFRTSMEVELNVWAENAIEQTRRKCNRAYYTFVAVDATNRPTPVPAIVPESPEEQARFEAAAKRRELRLIVAGRMNISDAKHIKGDLHPAPVAQE
- a CDS encoding asparagine synthetase B, encoding MLLGLSRPATQVHAQDILIPMDARQSDHLKAYGIAFWSLQRGVTVDWLLNYRGGSFLLPFDNEIEQELRIRGVYSEKLGGAQTASVISEVESEANNTSLVRLEKAPRVAVYAPQQTLPWDDAVLLALNYAEVPYEMVYDDDVMEGELANYDWLHLHHEDFTGQFGKFIQYRSMPWYIEQQRQAEAAARRHGFRKVSELKLVVTQTIRDYVTNGGFLFAMCSGTDTFDIASAALNTDIVPAEYDGDPIDPDALSKLDYSQTFAFHNFRPNFNAQQYEHSDIDTGPPPPQLRNPALDYFTIFEFSAKWDPVPTMLTQNHVATVRGFIGQTTNFEKQFIKPNVVILAEAPGRDEVRYLHGSYGQGTFTFYAGHDPEDYQHFVGDPPTDLALHKNSPGYRLILNNVLFPAAKKKKQKT